From Coffea arabica cultivar ET-39 chromosome 10e, Coffea Arabica ET-39 HiFi, whole genome shotgun sequence, one genomic window encodes:
- the LOC113712554 gene encoding uncharacterized protein, whose translation MQKILRSPCLGIIGSPPISSLHNSPFYIGFYKNPFLKNIPVRKITLMPSTATGFHLRGATSTRALSHPAAAAGRSKAPLPPSTARTLNVPLLGNGCGLCKCSVEGGGGSVGLVRAWVVLKENSRCGNRKAWFGTVAVAEKDGGAVVESGEKGLEAPAEAAGQVRVQRKQRTAAGGGSGGGGGLPSPGSPDLLSIPGVGPRNLRKLVEKGFDGVAKLKQLYRDKFCGKSSQTMVEYLQSSVGIIHRNHAESITTYIKESVDEELKDDDTEVKLAPKKRLTFCVEGNISVGKTTFLHRIAHETLELRDLVEIVPEPIDKWQNVGPDHFNILDAFYAEPHRYAYTFQNYVFVTRVMQERESSGGIKPLRLMERSVFSDRMVFVRAVHEAKWMNEMEISIYDSWFDPVVSCLPGLIPDGFIYLRASPDTCHKRMLLRKREEEGGVSLDYLRDLHEKHESWLFPFQSGNHGVLSVSEIPQRFDSSLPPDIRDRVFHLEGDHMHSSIQKIPALVLDCEPNIDFSKDVEAKRHYARQVAEFFEFVKKGKEDSPVSEDASKGNQPQVLLPHQRGLWVPDGKYFPESPLKSLDFRKAMPLTSP comes from the exons ATGCAGAAAATCTTGAGGAGCCCTTGTTTAGGTATTATTGGAAGCCCCCCAATTTCATCCCTTCATAATTCTCCTTTTTATATAGGGTTTTACAAAAACCCTTTTCTCAAAAACATCCCAGTTCGAAAAATTACGCTAATGCCCTCTACAGCCACCGGTTTCCACCTCCGCGGCGCCACCAGTACTAGGGCTCTCAGCCACCCAGCCGCCGCTGCTGGTAGAAGTAAAGCCCCTCTTCCGCCTTCCACGGCTAGAACCCTGAATGTTCCCCTGTTGGGTAATGGGTGTGGGCTTTGTAAATGTTCGGTTGAGGGTGGTGGGGGAAGTGTTGGGCTGGTGAGGGCTTGGGTGGTGTTAAAGGAGAATTCGAGATGTGGGAACCGGAAGGCGTGGTTTGGGACGGTGGCTGTGGCGGAGAAGGATGGGGGTGCTGTGGTGGAGAGTGGTGAAAAGGGTTTGGAGGCACCGGCGGAAGCTGCTGGTCAGGTGAGGGTTCAGAGGAAGCAGAGGACGGCTGCTGGTGGAGgaagtggtggtggtggtgggctGCCGTCGCCAGGGAGTCCCGATTTGTTGAGTATTCCGGGGGTTGGACCGAGGAATTTGAGGAAGCTGGTGGAGAAGGGTTTTGATGGTGTTGCTAAGCTTAAGCAGCTGTATAGAGAtaag TTTTGTGGGAAATCCAGTCAAACAATGGTTGAGTACTTACAAAGTTCAGTGGGGATCATCCATAGAAACCATGCTGAAAGCATAACCACATACATTAAGGAGAGTGTGGATGAAGAGTTAAAGGATGATGACACTGAAGTTAAGCTAGCCCCAAAAAAGCGTTTAACATTTTGTGTTGAAGGGAATATTAGTGTTGGGAAGACAACGTTCCTGCACAGAATAGCTCATGAAACGCTTGAGCTCAGGGACCTTGTGGAGATTGTTCCTGAACCCATTGATAAGTGGCAGAATGTTGGGCCAGATCACTTCAATATATTGGACGCATTTTATGCTGAGCCACACAGGTATGCCTATACTTTCCAGAACTACGTGTTTGTCACTAGAGTTATGCAGGAGAGAGAATCTTCTGGTGGTATCAAGCCTCTCAGATTGATGGAAAGAAGTGTTTTCAGTGATAGAATG GTGTTTGTCAGAGCCGTTCATGAAGCAAAATGGATGAATGAGATGGAAATTAGCATTTATGACTCATGGTTTGATCCTGTTGTTTCTTGTTTGCCTGGGCTTATCCCCGATGGGTTCATCTACCTTAGGGCAAGCCCTGATACTTGCCACAAAAGAATGTTGTTACGTAAAAGAGAAGAGGAAGGTGGGGTCTCTCTAGATTACTTGCGCGACTTGCATGAAAAGCACGAGAGTTGGCTTTTCCCATTCCAAAGTGGAAATCATGGTGTGCTTTCTGTTAGTGAGATTCCCCAGCGGTTTGACTCTTCTCTACCTCCAGATATTAGAGACCGTGTGTTTCATTTGGAAGGTGATCATATGCACTCAAGCATTCAGAAG ATTCCAGCTCTGGTCCTTGATTGTGAGCCAAACATTGATTTTAGCAAAGATGTCGAAGCAAAGAGGCA TTACGCACGTCAAGTTGCAGAGTTCTTTGAATTTgtgaagaaagggaaagaagatTCACCCGTCAGTGAAGATGCATCGAAGGGTAATCAGCCACAGGTATTGCTGCCTCATCAAAGAGGATTATGGGTACCAGATGGAAAGTATTTCCCTGAGTCACCACTGAAGTCCTTGGATTTCAGAAAAGCAATGCCATTAACGTCTCCATAG
- the LOC140014920 gene encoding uncharacterized protein encodes MHKSPDTEEELEFQSAKEGGNDEEDDADEFDAEGSEEVEYNALQSEEDDANTRTNIEAIPNLELNKDVMGMENPIPTSSVVSDNISQGLQQGATMTTTEQGSIIHLQEQEHEQYRSNVIELAEKDQSTVQPPLNASASTSHLHPLEAPCRLRSYGRKWKGGPDVEMKHKSTRATKKSIVLRSAEFILPAPVTVSMYDKNVVAYAWDPNKNPK; translated from the exons ATGCACAAGAGTCCTGATACCGAAGAAGAGCTGGAATTTCAATCTGCCAAAGAAGGGGGCAACGATGAGGAGGATGATGCTGATGAATTTGATGCGGAAGGGTCTGAAGAAGTTGAGTATAATGCATTGCAGAGTGAAGAAGACGATGCTAATACGAGGACAAATATTGAAGCCATTCCAAACCTAGAGCTGAATAAAGATGTAATGGGCATGGAGAATCCAATTCCTACCTCATCAGTCGTATCCGATAACATCAGTCAGGGATTGCAACAAGGGGCCACCATGACAACAACTGAGCAAGGAAGCATTATACACCTTCAAGAGCAAGAGCATGAGCAATATAGGTCAAATGTCATAGAACTTGCCGAAAAAGATCAATCAACGGTGCAACCACCTTTGAACGCTAGTGCATCGACGTCACATCTACATCCGCTAGAAGCACCATGTAGGTTGCGATCATATGGTCGAAAGTGGAAAG gaGGTCCTGACGTTGAGATGAAGCACAAGTCTACACGTGCAACAAAGAAGAGCATCGTTCTGCGGTCAGCGGAGTTCATTCTACCTGCACCTGTGACAGTAAGCATGTACGATAAAAATGTGGTTGCATATGCATGGGACCCCAACAAAAATCCCAAGTAA
- the LOC140015099 gene encoding protein FAR1-RELATED SEQUENCE 12-like, whose translation MEFNSEEDAHKFYNNYAFKTDFNVCKDYLNKDKDGVTTSRRYSYCKEGVKRKYEGDVMPKRTRAPTKTGCGTKMVIVLLREIMKYRVHDLILEHNHELHIA comes from the coding sequence ATGGAGTTCAATAGTGAAGAGGATGCGCACAAGTTTTACAACAACTATGCCTTTAAAACGGATTTTAATGTATGCAAAGACTATCTAAATAAAGACAAAGACGGTGTGACGACGTCTAGGAGATATAGTTACTGCAAGGAAGGTGTAAAACGCAAGTACGAAGGTGATGTGATGCCAAAAAGGACACGAGCGCCGACGAAAACAGGGTGTGGAACTAAAATGGTTATTGTGTTGCTTAGAGAGATAATGAAGTACCGTGTACATGACCTTATCTTAGAACATAACCATGAGTTGCACATTGCTTAA